The genomic DNA TCACATGGAAATGGGCCGGAAGTTCATGGGGCCGGAGAAGCGCTTCTGATGGCGATGGCCGGCCGCAGTGACGCACTCCGACAACTCGATGGATCCGGTAAAAGCCTTTTTGCGCAACACATCTGACGCACACAACCCCACGCTCGGTACCTCAGCGCCCCGACTGTAGCGCGGCATCGATGGCGTCTGCGTCCAGGATGGTGTCGAGGATGAGTGCCGCGCTCCCGATCACCGACGATCGCTCACCGTGGGTGGCGGGAACCACCTGCAACGTGCGGGTGGCCAGCGCGGTGGCGTTGCCGTAGAGCGCCTCGCGCAGACCGGCCACCAACAGGTCGTAGGCGCCCATCATGTCGCCGCCGATCACCAGGACGGCAGGGTTGAGCACGTTGACCAACGGTGAAACCGCTTCGCCCACAAGGCGTCCGCTTTCTCTGATCAATCGCCGGGCTTCGGAGTCACCGCGATTGGCCAGGTCGATGACGTCGCGTAGATGCCCGACGTCGTGTCCCTGGTCGCGCAGCGCGCGCACCAACGCCCACCCGCTGGCCACGGTCTCCAAGCAGCCGGTGTCTCCGCATCGGCACGAGAGATTGTGCGCAGCAGGAACTTTGTTGTGCCCGTATTCCCCTGCGGCGCCCACTGCGCCGCGCTGCAGCATGCCGCCGGAGATGATGCCGGCGCCCAGGCCGGTGGAGAGCTTGAGCAACACCAGGTCGTCCACGCCGCGGTACTCACCGTGACGTTCGGCCAGCGCCATCACGTTGGCGTCGTTGTCCACCAGGACCGGCGCGGCGGTGAGGTCGCGGAAGTAAGGCCCCAGCGGAACTCCGTCCCACCCGTTCATCACCGGTGAGTCCAGGCTGCAGCCGCGTTCCTGGTCGACGGTGCCGGGCAGGCTGACCCCGACGCCGAGTACCGCGGACGGCAGCAGGCCGGCTTCGGTCACCAGTGCCTCGAGACGCTTGACCAACTGCGGCATCAACTGTTCGGGACCCACGCCCACGTGCTCGTCGATGTCGGTGACAGCCAGCATCCGGCCGGCGAGGTTGCACACGGCCAGATGGGTGCGGCTGCGGCCGATGGCGGCGGCCAGCACCGCGCCGGCGTCGGAGTTGAAGGCCAGCAGCGTCGGTGGCCGCCCACCGGTGGACAGGCCCTCCTGCCTTTCCACCACCAGTCCGCGGTCGGTGAGGTCGGCAACCCGGGCAGCCACCGCAGTGCGCGACAGGCCGGTGATCCGGCGGATGTCGGAACGGGTGGTGGCCACCGCGTCGCGGATCAGCGCGAAGATCTCGCCGGCGCTGGCCGGCGTCCCTGAGGACCCTGAAGCGGTGCGCGGCCGACGGATGATGCGCCTCCTACGAGGAATAAGTGCGTGAAAACTGGGTTGCAACCATCTAAACAAGCTGAACAAATGATCAGCAAGAGCTGTAATCATCCTCACTTTGTCCTTAAAAAGGCTAAAGTCGGTTGGGCTGATGCTAAAAGTCCCGATAGAGTCGGGACGTCCGGGCGCTCCGCAACGCGGCGAGTGCCAGCCGAGACCCCCCGGGGGTCTCTTGTCCAGAGTCGCCGCACCCGAAAGTTGACCGTGACCCTCACTGCTTCCCGCCCGTCGGTCTCTGCCGCCGTCGTCGCGCCGCCGCCACCTGTGCTCCGGCTCGCGGTCTTCGCGCTGGCCCTCGGCGGTTTCGGTATCGGAACCACCGAGTTCGTCGCCATGGGACTGCTGCCCGACATCGCGACCGGCATGAACATCTCCGAACCCGTCGCCGGCCACGTCATCTCCGCCTACGCGCTCGGCGTGGTGATCGGTGCTCCGGTGATCGCCGCGCTGACCACCCACCTGTCGCGTCGCGTGCTGCTGCTGAGCCTCATGGCGGTCTTCACGCTGGGCAACCTGGCCACCGTGCTCGCGCCCGACTACTACACGCTGATCGCGGCCCGGTTCGTCGCCGGCGTTCCCCACGGCGCCTACTTCGGAGTGGCGGCACTGGTCGCGGCCCGCATGATGGGACCGACCCGACGCGCCAAGGCCGTCGCGCAGGTGATGACCGGACTCACCATCGCCACCGTCGTCGGTGTGCCCATCGCGTCCTGGCTGGGCCAGGGCCTCGGCTGGCGCAGTGCCTTCGCGCTCGTGGTCGTGATCGGCATGCTCACCCTGGCCGCCATCTGGGCCTGGCTGCCGGAGCTCGGCAACAGCCACATCAGCAGCCCGCTGACCGAACTGAGTGCGCTCAAGCGGCCCCAGGTGCTGCTGGCGCTGGCCATCGGGATGGTCGGCTTCGGAGGCATGTTCGCCGTCTACACCTACGTGGCCACCACGATGACCGATGTCGCCGGTATGTCACGCGGCCTGGTGCCGCTGGCGCTCATGGTGTTCGGCGCGGGCATGGTGGTCGGCAACATCGTCGGCGGCCGCCTGGCCGATGCCTCGGTGATCCGCAGCCTCTATCTGACCATCACGTCGCTGGGGGTGATGCTGGCCCTCTTCGTGCTGGCCGCCCACAACCCGTGGACCGCGCTGCTGCTGCTGTTCGGTATCGCGGCCAGCGGATCGGCCATGGCACCGGCTCTGCAGACCCGGTTGATGGATGTCGCCGCCGACGCCCAGACGCTCGCCGCCGCGCTCAACCACTCCGCCCTCAACGTCGCCAACGCTGCCGGGGCCTGGATCGGCGGCCTGGTGATCGCGGCGGGCTTCGGATACACCGCACCTGCCGCGGCCGGGGCCGTGCTGGCCGCCGGTGCCCTGGTGGTGCTCACCGCTGCGGTGCTGTTGCAACGCAAGAAGGGGGGTGCGGCGTGAACCAGCACGGCACGCACATCGAACGTACCCGGGTGGAACTGTTCCTGCCCGGCGGCAGAAAATTCACCCTGACCCTGCGGGGGAAGGGATTCCAACTCCTGAAGGTCGCCCCCGCGAGGTAAACCCATGTCTGTCACCGAGAACGTCGTCTATCGGACGCTGCCCGACGCCGGGTCCATCACCTACCGGTCGATACCGGGTGGATGTAGTGGAGTCGCGGACTCCCTGGCGCAGGCCCGGGTGCGCTACCGCGGCGAGCTGACCGCACTGCTCGACGTCGACCGGCACGAGTTGCCTCCGGTGGTCGAGCATGTCGAAGCCAAGGTGGCCGGCATGTGGGTGCGCAGCAGAGTCGGTGCGGTGCACCGCGACCGGCTCACCGACCGGATGTTCCTACAGCGACTCCTGGGCCCCGGAGAGCTCCAGGACCAGATCCGCACGTATGTCACCGACGTCGACGCGGTGGTGGTGCTGGCCGAACCCGAGGACCCGGTGGCCACCGTGCTCGATCAGATGGACCGCGATGACGCGGTGGTGGTCACCTTCCCCGACGACCGGGCCGGCCTGAGCTGGACGGCCATTCATGGTCCGAGCGCCAGTGGTGCCGAGGAACTTCCGGTCGCGCGCGTCGCCCCGGGTCTACGGGACTGCCCCATCGAAGCTTTTGTGCACACCTGCGCCGGTGGTACCCAGGCGGTACGCCTGGGCCCATGGGACCTGGCCCGCGCCTCCTAGCGGGTGCGTGCCGCGTTGCTGCGGCCACCGTGCTGGCTGCGTCCGCCGCCGGACTGACCGCGACCGCTGCGCGCACCGGGCTGGCCGCTGCGTGCATTGGACTGGCCATTGCGGTTTCGGCCACCCTGCCCACCACGACGAGATCCGCCGGCGCGGTTGTGCGCCTGAGGCTGCGGCTGCTCGACCCTGGGAGTCGGGGCCTGGTAGGGGGCCACTTCACCGACGAGAGCCTGCACCGACGCCGAGTCCGGCGCCACGTCTTCGGGTTTGACGGTGATACCGGCCTTGCGCAGCAGGGCCTGGGTGTCGCGGCGCTGCTCGGGCAGCACCAGCGTGACGACATCACCGGCGCTGCCGGCCCGTGCCGTGCGGCCCGAGCGGTGCAGGTATGCCTTGTGTTCCATCGGCGGGTCGACGTGCACCACCAGCTCCACGTCGTCGACGTGCACACCGCGGGCGGCGATGTCGGTGGCCACCAACACCCGGGCCGCGCCCGAGCTGAATGCGGCGAGGTTGCGGTCGCGGGCCGGCTGAGAAAGGTTGCCGTGCAGGTCAACCGAGGGCACACCGGCGTCGGTGAGCTGCTTGGCCAGCTTGCGGGCCTGATGCTTGGTGCGCATGAACAGGATTCGGCGGCCGGTGCCCGACGCCAGCTGGTGCACCAGACGTTTCTTGGCGTCCACCCCGGCCACGTGGAAGACGTGGTGGGTCATGGCGGCCACCGGCGAGTTGGCCTCGTCGATGGAGTGCATCACCGGCTGATCGAGGAAACGGTTGACGAGCTTGTCGACACCGTTGTCGAGGGTCGCCGAGAACAGCAGCCGCTGCCCGCCGGACGGGGTGGCGGCCAGGATGCGGGTGACGCCGGGCAGGAAGCCGAGATCAGCCATGTGGTCGGCCTCGTCGATCACCGTGACCTCGACCGCATCCAAGCTGATTTCACGCTGGCGCATCAGGTCTTCCAGGCGGCCGGGGCAGGCCACCACGATGTCCACACCGCCGCGCAGGGCGCTGACCTGACGGCTCTGCGACACCCCGCCGAAGATGGTGGTGACGGTCAGTCCGTTGGCCTTGGCCAGCGGCTCGAGGGCCGCGGTGATCTGGGTGGCCAGCTCGCGGGTGGGCGCCAACACCAGGCCGGACGGGCGGGCCGCCCGGGTGCGGGTGTCGGCGAGGCGGCTGACCAGCGGCAGCGAGAACGCCAAAGTCTTTCCGCTGCCGGTCTTTCCGCGCCCGAGCACGTCGCGCCCGGCGAGCGTGTCCGGCAGCGTCTTGGACTGGATCGGGAAGGGCTGGGCGATTCCGCGGTCAGCGAGAACGCGGACCAGCGCCGGGGACACACCGAGGTCGGCGAAGGTCATGGAGGAGTGCACAGGGGAAGTCAAAGTATGCCTTTCGGGGCATCGGTGGCGACAATGCCGGTGGGCAAGGTCGTTCGCCGCGAAAGGAGCCGGTTCAATTGCGCGAATCCACCTCAGGCGGTGGCGAGAAGGTCTCGGCGCGCTCGTTCAGCGACGTACTGGTGTGCGCGTGAGCGCTGCCAGCGTTGAGCTCAGCCTACCGCACCAGGCGGTGGCAGCTGGAATCCCGACGAGCCGGTGTGACCAATCCGGCAGTATTTGTCCTCGTTGTCCCACAGATCGACGGTCTGGACACACCAGAACGCGGCAAATCCCGTCACCAGGATGGCCTCGACGATCAACACCACCCCACCGGGCTGCAGCAGCGCCGCGGCCACCAGGGCGATCGTCATGACCCCGACGATCACGACATAGGCCTGGGTGATCTTCCGCGGTCCAGCACCCGGGCGCTTCGGCCGGCGCGCGGAGTACCACGCGTAGTGCGCCACCACGGCGATGATCGCGGCGAACATCGCGATGGCAGCCACGTCATGGGCCCACTCGACGAACACCCCAGGCCACCGCCACAGCACCCCAAGACCGGCGAGCACCAGCACGGCCTGCACCGCGTGTGCCAGCCACACCCAGCCCTGCGCGGGGTGCGGGGCCGGCCACCGTGGTTGCGGGGCGGGATCGATGGCCCGCACGGCGGCGTAGAACGCGATACCCACTGCGGTGGCGGCCGCCAAGGCGGTGAGATTGTTCGGGACGGCTGCGGTCGCGTTCCCCAGTTCGGGCAGCCACAGCCCGCACGACGCAGGCGTTCCGGCGCACGGCGGGCGGGCGGTCGGCACCAGCGCGACGATGAATGCCAGAAAGCCCGCCGAGTTCGACAGGACATCTTCGGTGGCTGTGCTGCCCTTGTAGGCGATCAGGCCGAGGCCCACCGCGCAGAGCGCACCGGTGAGCGCCGCGTGCGAGGTGGTGTAGAAGTAGGCGCTGATCGACGGCTGCCACCGGCCGGTGGTCGCGGTGGTGATGGCCACCGAGACGGCCAGAAACACCACCGCGCCGACCAATCCGATCCGCAGGTATCGGTAAGTCCACACTTCGTCGCCGGGACCCCGGCGCCACGGCGTCATCGCGTCAGCAGCAGCGCGCACCGGGATGTGCGTCGGCGGCGGCGTGGCGCACCCGCCAGTACTCCCGTTCGTCGATCACCGGCTCGCCTGGATGTGCGCGGGCGCGGTGTGCCACATAGCGGTGATAGTGGTTGTCGCCCATCAGCGATGAGCAGAACCACCTCACCGTGGCGCAGAACCGACCGAGCTCGCTTGCGAATCGACGTGTGCGTCCCATTGTTTCTGCACCTCCTTCTCGGCGTGCGTCGCGATCATGCCGGACGGCGCAAAGATCCGGGACGGCACCGGATCGTCCTCGCTCAGTGGTAGCCCCCGGCCCCTGATGGCCTGCAGCGCGGCCACCACTCCCGCGACGAACACGATGACAACCAGGACCGCGAAGATGATCGACAAGCTGCCCTGGATGAAGGTGTTGCGGATGACGGCATCCAGCTGCCCCGCGTCCTTGGCCGCCCCGAAGGCGGTCTCGCCGGCGTCGCGTGCGTTGCGGTACTGGAAATGTTGGGTCCAGTAGCCGACTTTCGGGTCACCCGAGAAGATCTTCTGCCACGACGCGGTGAGCGTCACCACCAGATCCCACAACAGCGGAACCCCCGGGATCCAGGCCCACTTCAGCAAGCCTTTCTTGATCACCACCACGGTCACCAGCGTCAACGCAATCGCGGCGAGCAGCTGATTGGCGATACCGAACAGCGGAAAGAGGGTGTTGATACCGCCCAGCGGGTCGGTGACCCCCATCAACAGGATCGATCCCCACGCGGCGACCACGACGACGCTGCAGATCCAGGCACCGACCCGCCAGCTGGGGTTGCGCAGCTTCTTCATCGGGCCACCGAGATTGCCCAGACCGTCGGACAGCATGAAGCGGGCAACGCGGGTGCCGGCGTCGACGGTGGTCAGGATGAAGAGCGCCTCGAACATGATCGCGAAGTGGTACCAGAACGCCTTGAGTGCGGTGCCGCCGAAGACCTGATGCAGCACCTCCGACATGCCGAATGCCAGAGTTGGTGCGCCGCCGGTACGCGAGATGATCGAGCTCTCACCAACACTCGCTGCAGCCTCGTCGATCTCCCCGGGTGTGATCGGTGCACCGGACAAGCCGAGACCGTTGACATACTCGGCGGCGGTCTCCGCGGTGGTGCCGGTGGCCGCGGACGGTGCGTTCATCACGAAGTACAGATGCTGGTTCAGGATGCAGGCGGTGATCAACGCCATGATCGCCACGAACGATTCGGTGAGCATGCCCCCGTAACCGATCAGCCGCATCTGGCTTTCCTTCTCCAGCAGCTTCGGTGTGGTGCCTGAGGAGATCAGCGAATGAAAGCCTGACAGCGCTCCGCACGCAATGGTGATGAACAAGAACGGAAACAGTGATCCGGCAAAGACCGGACCGGTCCCGCTGGCTGCGAAGCTCGAGATGGCGGGCGCCTCCATCACGGGCCTGGCCAGCACGATCCCGATGGCCAGCAAGATGATGGTGCCGACCTTCATGAACGTCGAGAGGTAGTCGCGGGGTGCCAGCAGCAGCCAGACCGGCAGCACCGAAGCTGCCAACCCGTAGATGATGATGCACCACGACAGGGCCACCTTGGAGAGCGTGAACCATTCGTTGCCCCAATCGGTTTCGGCGACCCAGCCGCCGGACGCCACGGCCAGCAGCAGCAGGACCACGCCGATCAGGGACACCTCCGACACCCGCCCGGGCCGGAGGAACCGGAGGTAGAGCCCCATGAAGATGGCGATCGGGATGGTCATCGCGATCGAGAAGACGCCCCAGGGGCTCTCGCTGAGGGCGTTGACCACCACCAGCGCCAGCACCGCCAGCAGGATCACCATGATGACCAGCACACCGACGATTGCCGCGACGCCACCGACCACACCGAGTTCGTCGCGGGCCATCTGGCCCAGGGACCGGCCCCGGCGGCGCGTCGAGATGGCGAGCACCAGGTAGTCCTGGACGCAGCCGGCCACCAGCGCACCGATGATGATCCAGATGGTGCCTGGGAGATAACCCATTTGGGTGGCGAGCACGGGGCCCACCAGCGGGCCGGCGCCGGCGATCGCCGCGAAATGATGACCGAACAGCACGCGGCGATCGGTAGGCATGTAGTCGGTGCCGTTTTCGAACACCTCGGCCGGGGTGGCCTGCTCGTCGCGGGGCCGCACGATCTTCATCTCGATAAGCCGTGCGTAGAAACGGAATCCGATGACGTAGGTGCAGATCGCGGCGATCACGAACCAGACGGCGTTGACGGTCTCACCGCGGAAGAACGCAATGACCGCCCACGCCACCGCACCCACCACGGCAACGATCGCAAAGATCGCCCTGTGTTTGCCAGTGATCGGGGACCGGTCGATGATCGCGACCGGTGGTGCATTCTTGTCGGTGCGTAGGTAGGTGATGTTCCCGTCGTGCTGCTCTTCGGTGATGACGCCCTGCGACGGCGCAGAAGATGAAGCCATGAGGGGAGTCTTGCACCGGCGCCACGGGTATTGGGCGAAACGGGCGGGTTGATATTCACTCGTTGCGGAGGTACAGCGCACGCACGGTGTCGAGGGTGTCGGCCTCCGCGGGAGACTTGTCGTCTCGGTAGCGGACAACACGCGCGAAGCGCAGCGCCATGCCGCCGGGGTAGCGGGTCGAGGTCTGCACGCCGTCGAGCGCGATCTCCACCACCTGCTCGGGGCGCACCGTCACCACGTAGCCGTCGGTGGGCCCCACCGCCAACTCCAGGAAACGTGTGGTCTGCCAGTCCAACATGGCGTCGGTCATTCCCTTGAAGGTCTTGCCGAGCATGACGAACCCGCCGTCGGGGTCGCGGGCGCCCAGGTGGATGTTGCTGAGCTTGCCGGTGCGCCGACCCGAACCCCACTCGACAGCCAGCACCACCAGATCCAGTGTGTGCACCGGCTTGACCTTCAGCCACCCGGCGCCACGCCGGCCCGCCTCATACGAGGCGGTGGGGGACTTGGCCATCACCCCTTCGTGGCCGGCGGCCAGTGTGAGCTCAAGGAACTCTTGGGCTGCGTGCGCATCGGAGGTTTGGAGCCGGTCCACCCGGTGTTGCGCCGGAACCAGGGCGGTCAGCGCCTCGGCTCGTGCGGCGGCGGGCTGATCCAGCAGGTCCTGTCCGTCGAGGTGCAGCAGGTCGAAGAAGAACACCGACAGTGGTTGATCGGCCCGCTCGGCCCGACCGAATCTCGATGCGGTGACCTGGAATCGGTGCGGCCGGCCGTCCGGGCGTAGGGCGATGGCCTCACCATCGGCGATCAGCGACTCGGCGGGTAACGCCAACGTGGCCTCGACCACCTCCGGCAGGCGCGCGGTGACATCGTCCAGACTGCGGGTGTAGACCGTGACATCGGAGCCGTTGCGATGGATCTGTACCCGGGCACCGTCCAGCTTGGCCTCGAAAACGGCTGTGCCGCCCAGCTTGTCGAGCGCCTCGGAGACGCCGGTGGCGGTCTGGGCGAGCATGGGGCCCACCGGCCGCCCCACCTGGAGGGTGAACCCGGCCAGTGCGTCGGGACCACCGGACAGCGCCGCCGCCGCGACGGCGGGCAGGGCGCCGCCCAGCATCGCGGCCCGACGCACCACCGCGGTGGGCAGATCGGCGGCCTTGGCCACGGCGTCGGCCATGACACCCACCAGTGCACCCTGGCGCAGCTCGCCACCGAGAAGGCGGCGCAGGAACGTCTGCTCGACGTCCGTCGCCTGGCCGAACAACTGCCCCAGCGCGGCAGAGCGCCGCGCCGCCGAACCCTTGCCCGACATCGCGCCGATGTCGGTGAACACCGCGTCCACCTCGGACACCGTGAGAGTGGCGAGCTGGGCCGGTGGTGGCAGCGCGCGCAGGGCCGCCCAGCCCACACCGATTTGGCGCTGGGGGAGTTCGCCGGACAACCACGACACCACCACAGCCACCTCGCCCGGGGAACACCGGCGCAGCACCTCGGCGATGCGACTGGTTTTGGCCAGCCGGGCCGACAGAGCACCCACCTCGGCGGAGGCGGCGGCGACATCGGCGATCAGCATGCTGTCCACCCTGGCATGTGGGTCCGACAGGTCGTCACCGCACCGAGAACGACACCTCGTGCCAACCCGTCGCGCCGTCGGGGATCACCCCGGCCTGCTCCTCGGTCTGGGTCTCCCCGGTGTTGTCGGTCGCCCGGACGGTGATGGTGTACTGCCCAACAGCGCCGGCCTGCCACGGAAAGCTCCACAGCCGCCAGGTGTCGCCGGAGTAGCTGGCGCCCAACTCCGCGGGCTGCCAGATACCGGGGCCGGCCGGTCCGTCGATGCGTACCTCCACAGCGCGCACCCCCCGGTTCTGCGCCCACGCCACCCCGCCGAACGTGACCGGCCCGGGTGGCACCTCCTGGCCGCTGCGCGGGACGTCGATGCGGGATTCGGTCTTGATCGGCCCGCGCGGGGCCCAGCCCAACCGGGTCCAGTAGGCCTCGGCCTTGTCGAACCGGGTCAGTTCCAGGTCCACCACCCATTTGGTGGCCGAGACGTACCCGTAGAGGCCCGGCACCACCAGCCGGGCCGGGTAGCCGTGCCGCGCCGGCAGCGGCTCGCCGTTCATGGTGATGGCCAGCAGGGCGTCGCGGGTGTCGGTCAGCGCCTCCACCGGTGTCCCCGCCGTGAACCCGTCCGACGACGTGGACAGCACCATGTCGGCGTCCGGGTCGATCCCGGCCTCGGCGAGCAGATCGCGCACCCGGTACCCGGTCCAAACCGCGTTGGAGATCAGGTCACCGCCAACGGGATTGGACACGCACGCCAGTGTGACGGCCTTCTCCACCACGTCGAACCGGGACAGGTCGTCGAAGGTGAAGGTGACCTCCCGGTCCACCATGCCGTGGATGCGCAGCGTCCACTCCTCGCGCGCCAGTTGCGGCACGCTCAGCGCGGTGTCGATGCGGTAGAAGTCGTCGTTGGCCGTGACGAAGCTGGGCAGTTCGACGCCGGCGGGCTGTACCTCCGGCGGGATCGGCGGCGCCGGCGTGCGGGGTTGCGGCGCCGCGAACGTCGCCCGGTCCTGGTCCACCGAATGGACACGGCGGGTCAACACGGCGCCCAGCACCCCGGACAGCACCCCGGCGCCCAGGAAACCGATGGTGGCCAGGGACAACCGCCGCCCCGGGTCGACGGTGGGCGCATCGCCGGGCCTGCGTTCACCGTTGGTGATCCGGCCGGAGGTGAGCAGGCGCAGCACGGCGATGCCGCACACGGTCCCGAGCACGGTGGGCAGAATGTCGAACGGACCCGCATCGGGGCGGGAGAACACCGCGACGCAGCCCGCCAGTCCCGCCAGCCCGATGGCGATGCTGCCGACCGGGCGTCTGGGTGTCTCGAACACCGCGGTGATAGCCGCGATGATGGCGATGACGGCCAGCACCGCGGCGGACAGGAACAGCTTGTCCGAGGTGCCGAAGGTCTGGATCGCCCATTCCTTGACCGGGCCGGGAGTCAGGTCGATGACCGCGGAGCCGACGGCGTTGCGGGCGTCGGCAGACGATCCCAAGGGGATCGCGGCCAGTGCAGCGACGCCGAGTGCCACGGCAGCCGCCGCGATTCCACCCAGCATCCGCGATCCGGGCGCGGGAGCAGCCATGGCAGCCAAGTTACCCGCGGCCATGGCGGGCGGGCGGTAGGCCGCGGTGAAGAATCGGTGACGGTGCCCGCGGCGACCTGGCAGGCCTTTCCCAACGTGACACCAGCGGCTAGTTTCGTAACTCAGGCAGTCGTGGGAAGGATGGTCATGGAGATCGGTGGCAAGAAGGCGATCGTCGTCGGGGGAGCGTCGGGCATGGGCCGGGCATCGGCGGAGCTGCTCGCGGCCCGAGGGGCTTCCGTCGCGATCCTGGACCGGGAGGGCTCCGAGGGCAAAGACGTCGCCGAAGCCTTCGGTGGCACGTTCCACCCCGTCGACGTCACCGATTTCGATAGCACCGAGGCGACGCTGGCCGCCGCCGTCGAGCAACTAGGCGGGTTGCACGTCATCGTCACCACCGCCGGCGGCGGCATCGCCGAGCGCACCGTGGGCAAGAACGGGGTGCACAGCCTCGCCTCGTTCCGCAGCATCATCGACCTGAACCTCGTCGCCACGTTCAACATCAGCCGGTTGGCAGCTGCCCACATGGCCGACAACGAACCCGAGGACGAGGAGCGGGGCGTCATCATCAACACCGCCTCGATCGCCGCCTTCGAAGGTCAGATCGGGCAGGTGGCCTACACCGCGGCCAAAGCCGGCATCGCCGGGATGTGTCTGACGATGGCGCGCGATCTGGGCTCGATCGGCGTTCGGGTGCTGGCGATCGCGCCCAGCCTGTTCGCCACCGGTCTCACCAAGGGCATCCCCGATGAGTTCGCCGCCGCTCTGACCAAGGATGCGGCGTTCCCCAAACGGTTGGGCCGGCCGCAGGAGTACGCCAAGCTGGTCGCCGCCATCGTCGACAACCCGATGCTCAACGGACAGTGCCTGCGGCTGGACGCCGGGCAGCGCTTCGCACCCAGGTAGGAAGTCAACGGGGCCGATACGCTGGCGTCCGGGGTAGGGGACACCAGTGAGGAGTTTTGCGATGACGACGGTTGCCGATCATGTCATCTCCGTGTTGCAGCGCAGCGGGGTGCAACGGGTCTACGGCCTGCCCGGCGACAGTCTCAACGGTCTGACCGACGCGATCCGCCGCGCACCCGACTTCACCTGGGAACACGTTCGCCACGAAGAGGCCGCCGCCTTCGCCGCCGCGGCCGACGCTGCGTTGAGCGGGCAGCTGGCCGTGTGTGCGGGCAGTTGCGGCCCGGGAAACCTCCACCTGATCAACGGGCTGTACGACGCGCAGCGCAGCCGGGTCCCGGTACTGGCCCTGGCCGCCCACATTCCGCGCACCGAGATCGGCTCGGAGTACTTCCAGGAGACGCACCCGCAGGAACTGTTCAAAGACTGCAGCGTGTACTGCGAACTGGTGAGCACGCCGGAGATGCTGCCGCGCATCCTGGCCATGGCGATGCGCGCTG from Mycolicibacterium tokaiense includes the following:
- a CDS encoding molybdopterin-dependent oxidoreductase; translated protein: MAAPAPGSRMLGGIAAAAVALGVAALAAIPLGSSADARNAVGSAVIDLTPGPVKEWAIQTFGTSDKLFLSAAVLAVIAIIAAITAVFETPRRPVGSIAIGLAGLAGCVAVFSRPDAGPFDILPTVLGTVCGIAVLRLLTSGRITNGERRPGDAPTVDPGRRLSLATIGFLGAGVLSGVLGAVLTRRVHSVDQDRATFAAPQPRTPAPPIPPEVQPAGVELPSFVTANDDFYRIDTALSVPQLAREEWTLRIHGMVDREVTFTFDDLSRFDVVEKAVTLACVSNPVGGDLISNAVWTGYRVRDLLAEAGIDPDADMVLSTSSDGFTAGTPVEALTDTRDALLAITMNGEPLPARHGYPARLVVPGLYGYVSATKWVVDLELTRFDKAEAYWTRLGWAPRGPIKTESRIDVPRSGQEVPPGPVTFGGVAWAQNRGVRAVEVRIDGPAGPGIWQPAELGASYSGDTWRLWSFPWQAGAVGQYTITVRATDNTGETQTEEQAGVIPDGATGWHEVSFSVR
- a CDS encoding ATP-dependent DNA ligase — its product is MLIADVAAASAEVGALSARLAKTSRIAEVLRRCSPGEVAVVVSWLSGELPQRQIGVGWAALRALPPPAQLATLTVSEVDAVFTDIGAMSGKGSAARRSAALGQLFGQATDVEQTFLRRLLGGELRQGALVGVMADAVAKAADLPTAVVRRAAMLGGALPAVAAAALSGGPDALAGFTLQVGRPVGPMLAQTATGVSEALDKLGGTAVFEAKLDGARVQIHRNGSDVTVYTRSLDDVTARLPEVVEATLALPAESLIADGEAIALRPDGRPHRFQVTASRFGRAERADQPLSVFFFDLLHLDGQDLLDQPAAARAEALTALVPAQHRVDRLQTSDAHAAQEFLELTLAAGHEGVMAKSPTASYEAGRRGAGWLKVKPVHTLDLVVLAVEWGSGRRTGKLSNIHLGARDPDGGFVMLGKTFKGMTDAMLDWQTTRFLELAVGPTDGYVVTVRPEQVVEIALDGVQTSTRYPGGMALRFARVVRYRDDKSPAEADTLDTVRALYLRNE
- a CDS encoding SDR family NAD(P)-dependent oxidoreductase — translated: MEIGGKKAIVVGGASGMGRASAELLAARGASVAILDREGSEGKDVAEAFGGTFHPVDVTDFDSTEATLAAAVEQLGGLHVIVTTAGGGIAERTVGKNGVHSLASFRSIIDLNLVATFNISRLAAAHMADNEPEDEERGVIINTASIAAFEGQIGQVAYTAAKAGIAGMCLTMARDLGSIGVRVLAIAPSLFATGLTKGIPDEFAAALTKDAAFPKRLGRPQEYAKLVAAIVDNPMLNGQCLRLDAGQRFAPR